One Maribacter cobaltidurans genomic window carries:
- a CDS encoding SAM hydrolase/SAM-dependent halogenase family protein — MAIITLTTDFGLKDHFVGVLKGSIYSELPDAKIVDISHNVAPFNIQECAYIVKNSFNSFPKGSIHIVGVDSEATQENQHIVVLIDGHYFISANTGVIGLITSEIKPEKTVEIKIPDPMHGSFPVLSVFVRVACHIARGGTLEVIGKPFSELKDLREFMPRIVDEGNKIVGSVIYIDNYGNVVTNIQKHLFEAYRKGREFELLVRNHKIRKIHKAYTDIIDYSVEKSKRKGDGDLLALFNSSEYLELAIYKSNLKTVGGAATLLGLDYRDTIIVDFL; from the coding sequence ATGGCAATCATTACCCTTACTACCGATTTTGGATTGAAAGACCACTTTGTTGGGGTTCTAAAAGGTTCTATTTACAGTGAATTGCCCGATGCCAAAATTGTTGATATTTCCCATAACGTGGCTCCCTTCAACATACAGGAGTGTGCCTATATCGTTAAAAATTCCTTTAATAGCTTCCCTAAAGGGTCCATCCACATTGTAGGTGTAGACTCCGAAGCCACTCAGGAAAACCAGCATATTGTAGTGCTCATTGACGGACATTATTTTATTAGTGCCAATACAGGAGTCATAGGACTTATTACTTCGGAAATAAAACCTGAAAAAACTGTTGAGATAAAGATACCGGATCCCATGCATGGTTCGTTTCCCGTTTTAAGTGTGTTCGTTCGCGTTGCCTGCCATATTGCCCGTGGCGGTACCTTGGAAGTAATTGGAAAACCGTTCAGCGAACTCAAGGACTTACGTGAATTTATGCCGCGAATTGTAGACGAAGGCAATAAAATAGTTGGTAGTGTCATCTATATAGACAATTATGGAAACGTGGTAACCAATATTCAAAAACACCTTTTTGAAGCCTATAGAAAAGGTCGCGAATTCGAATTGTTGGTACGCAACCACAAAATCAGAAAAATACATAAGGCGTATACTGATATCATTGATTACAGTGTAGAAAAAAGTAAGCGAAAAGGGGACGGTGACCTTTTGGCCCTGTTCAATTCATCTGAATATTTAGAGCTGGCCATTTACAAAAGTAATCTTAAAACCGTTGGCGGAGCGGCCACATTATTAGGCTTGGATTACAGGGATACCATAATTGTAGACTTTTTATAA